GGGATCAGTATTTAGCAGACAGGTTAGTGTCTACACTGGATCAGTATTTAACAGACAGGTTAGTGTCTACAGTGGATCAGTATTTAGCAGACAGGCTGAATGACACACATTTCTATCCCAgtaagtgacacacacactctgggacaagctgactggtgtgtgttgtgtgtgtgtgtgtgtgttcagtaaccAGATATAGGTCATCAATCTTCTTCTCCACTTCAGACTAGGCAATCTGTTTTCtattaattgtgtgtgtatgtgtgcgtgtgtatgtgtgtgtgtgtatatatatatatatgtgtgtgtgtgacaagagGGGCAACTGAAATACATCAGTAGCACTGAACCCTTCCCATCtactgaaagaaagagagagaacaagggagagaggggggggaggataaaagaaaagagagaggaggggagtgagaggagggagtgagagacagtgagatgaGGTGATGGACAACAAGTCTGGAAGAAAGacacacaacagagagagagagaggagagacacacagagagagagagagagagacacacacagagagagagagagagagagatgagagacagagagacacacacagagagagagagagagagagagagagagagagagagacagagagagagagagagagagagagagagagatgagagagagagagagtagagagagagagagagagagagagagacagagatgagagagagaggatagacaaGAAACCCAAGAAACAGAAGCAAGTTCTCTCTTttcccagctccctctcctcctccctcctcctccctactcctcctccagctccctcttcttctctcctcctcttcatccctccatcccagtcCAGATCCTTGCCACTAGACAATGGTTCCATTATGAGACTAAAtgctttatttattttcacatCGTTAAAACAATCACCAGGCCAGCAGCCTCTAATGTCTACCAGAgacagcctctgtgtgtgtgtgtgtgtgtgtgtgtgtgtgtgtgtgtgtgtgtgtgtgtgtgtgcctcaactTCTTCCACCCAGAATTAACTGTAGGAGATGGAATGCAGAATCATtcttcaagttatcatgtgAGTAGGTTTCTGCAGTTTAAACAGAGGTTTAGACTCTgaacacgagcacacacacacacacacgttatagaGTACAGCTCAGAGTCGGCCAAGATTCCAGATCAGTTTCAGCAAGCagaagagagggaacagagtgagagagagagagagagagagagagagagagagagagagagagagagagagagagagagatggagagagaggagaggggagatggagagaggagaggggagatggatagagagagagagaggagagagaagatggagagagaggacaagggagatggagggagagagaaaggagagtagagagggggagagagatatagagaagaTGGagtgaggtagagacagaggaaaaagagagagagatagagaagagaggagggagtagagagagaggtagatagcgtgggagtcaggtggctgagcggttagggaagcgggctagtaatcagaaggttgccagttcgattcccggccgtgtcaaatgacgttgtgtccttgggcaaggcacttcaccctacttgcctcggggggaatgtccctgtacttactgtaagtcgctctggataagagcgtctgctaaaatgactaaatgtaaatgtagtatttAGTAGTCAGTGTAGTATTAGTACAGTATTAGTACCAGTATAGTAGTTTAATAGTGAGCACAGGACACAGCTACCTGCTGCCCCCTACAGGACAGAAGTTCAACTTCTCTGGGTTTTGAAGACTGCATTCTTACTCGTCAAACTACCCACACCATAATCCTTAGCAGGCTAGGACTACATCTCCCATGAGCCTTCTGTCTGTGACTAAATGGCTCCTCCCACCCCAGCAGGTCATTCCTGAGGATCTGACAACcttatatgcgtgtgtgtgagtgtatatatatatgtgtgtgtgtgtgagtgtatatatatgtgtgtgtgtgtgtgtgagtgtatatatatgtgtgtgtgtgtgtgtatatatgcgtgtgtgtgagtgtatatatgcgtgtgtgtgagtgtatatatgtgtgtgtgtgtgtgtgtgagtgtatatatatatatgtgtgtgtgtgagtgtatatatgcgtgtgtgtgagtgtatatatgcgtgtgtgtgagtgtatatatgcgtgtgtgtgagtgtatatatgcgtgtgtgtgagtgtatatatgcgtgtgtgtgagtgtatatatgtgtgtgtgtgtgtgagtgtatatattAAGGGTGGAACGgcacactgaagtcacggttcggttcataccgcggttcagacatcacggttcggtacgagttcggtacaacggaggaaaaagcaaaacaaaccaggttcctctacgagtgtatacggcgcattgaagatgacatgtaaattccgattgcgtcagtgattttttttggccctatttgtatgtgtaaaggctggttaagcactgtagggaggagaagttggacagtttgtttttgtctcgttccagtgattggcacacctgcattgcatatataaatcacaagaataaactgtaaaaatacaaatacaagattattaaataaaatgatttaataaaaatgtttacgtttgaattttgccagggtaggcagtgcctataccttgcctacccagaccacgtcactgcccacaactgctgaacaacgccgacacacagtgctcgtcttatccaccactctctcgcctgtactactgtaactgaatgggaaacttaaaaaggccggcgggtcctctatctgactcacggcggcgccaatcagagcttcagagctacagattagatgtccctaaagaacacgagtatctaacagtagttccgcattacataaattaatttgcacgcaagttttatttatttttataccgtgtattctccgtggaaattcatgcaccgaaccgtgacgcccgtaccgtacggttcggtacgaatacatataccgttccacccctagtatatatgcgtgagtgcgtgtgagtatgtgtgtgtgtgtgcgtgtgagtgtgtgtgagtgtgtgtgtgtgtgtgagtgtgtgtgagtgtgtgtgcgtgtgcgtgtcccAGCCACCTGCTTCATGGCCGCCTCCCCTATCTTGTGGGCGTGTCTCCGGAGGTTCTCCAGGAAGTCGTTGAGCTGAGTCATGGCCGTGTCACGGGTGTGAAGGCGGAGTCTGGGGATGTTGTCGGCCATGATGGAGCAGAAGCGGAACCTCCCTGCCCTCGGGAGACATGTGACCTGTAGCTGCTCCAGCGTGCGCAGGGCAGGGTAGTACCTGCAGGGGGCGCCGGAGACATcagctacacacgcacacgcacacacacacacacacacacgcacacacacacacacacacacacacacacacactgacagcacacacacacacactgacagcacacacactgacagcacacacacacacactgacagcacacacacacacactgacagcacacacacacacactgacagcacacatacacacacactgacagcacacacagcacacactgacagcacacatacacacacactgacagcacacatacacacacactgacagcacacacacacacacacacagcacacacacacacacactgacagcacacatacacacacactgacagcacacatacacacacactgacagcacacatacacacacactgacagcacacacacacacacactgacagcacacacacacacacactgacagcacacatacacacacactgacagcacacatacacacacactgacagcacacacacacacacacacactgacagcacacacacacacactgacagcacacacacacacacagcacacacacacacactgacagcacaCAGGGAAAACACACGCATGGACACATAAAAACATGCGGGCGcatatagaaacacacacacactggcagctaTACAAGTTACACATGAGGACGCATGGACACACAGGATCGAACAGACACAACCCACACAGGCATTgctccatacacacacgcacatcagtCACATTTGGCCGACCTTCTACAGCTCTGCTCTGGCCCAACGTCAGGATGGAGGGAAtgaggaaaacacacaaacaaatgacaATTTATGGGACCAGacacacagcgagagagagagagagagagagaggggggggggtgagagagagaggggggggagtgagagagagaaagggggggaattagagagagggggggagtgagagagaggggggggtgagagagagagagggggagtgagagagagagggggggagtgagagagagaggggggggaatcagagagagaggggggggagtgagagagagagggggggagtgagagagagagggggggagtgagagagagagggggggagtgagagagcatggcggctggagagagagcaacaaacggtagggtgggagagagggatagagaggatagagagatgatagagagaggatagagaggaatagagagaggatggagagaggaatagagaggaaTAAAgtgaagatagagagaggatagagagaggatagagagggatagagggatagagaaaggatagagagaggatggagagaggagagaggatagagagaggagagagagagggatagagagaggatggagggaggaatagagagggatagagaggatagagagatgatagagagaggatagagaggaatagagagaggatggagagaggatggagagggatagagaaagtatagagagaggatggagagggatagagaaaggatagagagaggatggagaggatagagaggatagagagaggatggagagaggatggagagggatagagaaaggatagagagaggatggagaggatagagagaggatggagaggatagagagaggatggagagaggatagagagggatagagggatagagaaagggatAGGGAGAAGGTAGAACAAGaactaaaaggagagacagggtgaaAGAGATAAGAgataagaaagagaaagagggaagtagAGATAGATGACAGCTGAGCTGAGAGTACATCCAGTCTGTTCATTGGTCTCTGAGTCCCCCTAGTGGACATAGActgcaagaggagaggagaagtttGTACCTTTTGGCTGTCATTTGTTCCTGTAGTTTGTTGTACATCTCTAGAactaaaggagagaggggagagagagtattaGCTAACAGTAGTAGAGAATAAAAGTTATTTGaatttaattgagaaaaataatttttccagGTAGACAGTGAATGAGCACAGTAACAGTGCAGTATTAGTATTAGTGTAGTATTTACCAGGTAGACAGTGAATGAGCACAGTAACAGTGCAGTATTAGTATTAGTGTAGTATTTACCAGGTAGACAGTGAATGAGCACAGTAACAGTATTAGTGTAGTATTTACCAGGTAGACAGTGAATGAGCACAGTAACAGTGCAGTATTAGTATTAGTGTAGTATTTACCAGGTAGACAGTGTGTGAGCTTGTCGATGGTGGTGGCAATGTTCCTCTGTTGAAGACGACATTGTCTCAACTCATCCATACTGGTTAacatctggagggggggggggggggggtgatcaaATTATCACAGTcttgtgtgtgatgtcacagtcttgtgtgtgatgtcacagtctTGCGTGTGATGTCATACCTCTTTGCCGTTGTCCTGGAGACGCTGGTTGGTTTCAATCACCTGACTCTGGAAGAGGGGAAGGAACCAATCagacatctctcctcccccaccccctcctcccctccccctcctcctcctccccctcccctcctcaccttcagTTTCTGGGCTTCTCCTCGTACTTTGAGCAGCTCTGTGATGGAGTCCACGAAGCCCTGGAAGTGGTGGTTACACAtcttctctatctccctgtcgTGCCCCCGGATCCTTCCGTCCAGCTTGGCCATGAACACAGCATGCTCCTGGCCATCATACACCGAcctgggggggacaggagggagatatGGCGAACCTGTGAACAGGCTCCTGTACTCATCCACTAGAGGGAGCTCTGGTATTTGACTTGTTAAAAGGCACACTGataaggaagaagagagaaagagggggagggagggagggaggggagggagggagggattatgGACATGACATCTAAACCAcaaggggtgggtgtgtgtctaaAAACAGAAGCTGGCCAGTAACTCACAATgccccaatgtgtgtgtgagacacacacctgagagagtggggacacacacacttcctgttgtgGACTAGGAAGTGTACTGCTTGTACAATGGAAAAGAACTGACGTCATAAAtcttcaaacacacaccgacactTGTTTACCCTCTTTCTGTCCCATTTGTACCGtatcagtaggtgtgtgtgtgttgcctcaaCCTTGGGTAATCacagctctgtctctctatccgtctctctctctcagtctctcagtctctctcagacagagagacagagagacagatagagagagacagatagagaaacagacagagagacagacagagagacagacagagagacagacagacagagagacagacagagagagagacagagagagagacagacatacagagagacagacagagagagagacagagagagagacagacagacagagagacagacagagagagagagacagacagacagagagacagacagagagagacatgaactGATTCTGTCATTAGGGTTAGTCATTAGtagacacagtaacacagtatcAATCAGAAGTCCATTAGCGTTAGGAGCCCCAGGCAGTATGGATGTCGcagtctatacacacacacacacacacacacacacacacacacacacacacacacacacacacacacacacacacacacacacacacacacacacacacacacacacacacacacacacacacacacacacacacacacacacaccctgaggaaGGCCTAATGTACTGCAGGATCTGAGAGGATGGGATGGATGGAATGaaagaatggatggatgaatgaaaggatggatggataacaTGCTCTTCCCTCCTTTTTAAACCAAGATCTTTATCAGATGACCaaagcaaaacactaaacacttaactactgtgtgtgtgtgtgtgtgtgtgtgtgtgtgtgtgtgtgtgtatgtgtgctaaaTAGAGATATGACTCAGTAGGGTGTGTGAAACACTTTAGTGGCGAGCCActccccaccctgccctcaGTCTTAACACAggcctgtcaaacacacacacacacgttgactAAACCACATTCTAAACATACGGCACCACTCTCTCATTCAgctgacagggtgtgtgtgtgtgtgcatgtctgtgtgtgtgtgtgtgtgtgtgtgtgcatgtctgtgtgtgtgtgtgtgcatgtctgtgtgtgtggtgtaagtctgtgtgcatgagagagtgagtctgtatatatgtgtgtgtgtgtgtgtgtgtgtgtgtgtgtgtgtgtgtgtgtgtgtgtgtgtgtgtgtgtgtgtgtgtgtgtgtgtgtgtgtgtgtgtgtgtgtgtgtgtgtgtgtgagagagagagagcgtgtttaTTGTTCTCAGGTTAATTGCATTCCTATCTTATTGCTCCCATTGCGACTATCAGGAAGACATatttagagagaggggagagagagacatagagagacagagagagattcctTGGAGTGATTGTTATAGGTTCCCTGAGTAAAGGAATGCCCCTGTTCCCAGGCCTTCCTACCACAGGAATACAGCCTGGGCCTACCAGACCCCCCAGGAATACAGCCTGGGCCTACCAGAGACCCCAGGAATACAGCCTGGGCCTACCAGAGACCCCAGGAATACAGCCTGGGCCTACCAGAGACCCCAGGAATAATTTAATAAttgaacatacttgtctgtttttttttcattcgaatttggatgggtagttaacaacacattcttctgtggtgtgatgaacttaaaacttattttcaattccactttacaggatctttaaaagacAATATAATTTTGTTTATGGTGCTAACATTTAAAAATTGGGAGGACCAGCGCAACCACGTAAAAAAGTAGATTTCGAGCCCTACACACATCGCCACACCC
The genomic region above belongs to Osmerus eperlanus unplaced genomic scaffold, fOsmEpe2.1 SCAFFOLD_647, whole genome shotgun sequence and contains:
- the LOC134015761 gene encoding exocyst complex component 6B-like encodes the protein MASVEIAAEHERILREIESTDTNCIGPTLRSVYDGQEHAVFMAKLDGRIRGHDREIEKMCNHHFQGFVDSITELLKVRGEAQKLKSQVIETNQRLQDNGKEMLTSMDELRQCRLQQRNIATTIDKLTHCLPVLEMYNKLQEQMTAKRYYPALRTLEQLQVTCLPRAGRFRFCSIMADNIPRLRLHTRDTAMTQLNDFLENLRRHAHKIGEAAMKQAQLQRSLDSSISIPAESSDWWSQEEGGRGLSLTDRAALQSQSRTRASWTWRRRKMFLKLRSW